In Salinisphaera sp. LB1, one genomic interval encodes:
- a CDS encoding CcdB family protein: protein MARFDIFQNEGGSGYLLDVQSDLLSSLNTRIVVPLLPKSAAPSPAERLNPIFKVGGQEVLMATQFMAAVPENELRVGIGSLAEQQNDISAALDMLFLGF from the coding sequence ATGGCCCGTTTCGACATCTTCCAGAACGAAGGCGGTTCTGGCTATTTGCTGGATGTTCAGTCGGATCTGCTCAGTAGCTTGAACACCCGCATTGTTGTGCCCCTGTTGCCCAAGTCTGCGGCGCCATCTCCTGCCGAACGACTGAACCCCATATTTAAGGTTGGGGGCCAGGAGGTGCTCATGGCAACTCAGTTCATGGCCGCCGTGCCAGAAAACGAGTTGCGTGTCGGCATTGGCAGCCTTGCTGAACAGCAGAATGATATCTCAGCAGCGTTGGACATGCTGTTCTTGGGCTTTTGA
- the htpG gene encoding molecular chaperone HtpG — protein sequence MSDDNTNTQGAAQAGANAEKHGFQAEVKQLLKLMIHSMYSNKEVFARELISNASDALDTLRFEGLKDDSLFEGDSDLQIWIEQDKDARTVSISDNGIGMTRDQVMERIGTIAKSGTRAFLDSLSGDEKKDAKLIGQFGVGFYSAFIVADQVVVDTRRGGESTGVRWISDGGGEYTLEEIEKNQRGTTVTLHLREDEEEFLEPYRMRHLVKTYSDHIAFPIKMREQLSEEDEKEGKEAGWEQVNRGAPLWAEPKANLSDEDYVEFYKHTSNDFEEPLTWTHNKVEGSQEYTNLLFIPKRAPFDLFDPNGKAHGVKLYVQRVFIMDDADKLMPRYLRFVKGVIDSNDLPLNVSREILQSNRLLDKIRAGSVKKVLGLIESMARDEDDPEKFKTFCNEFGTVFKEGVVEDYENQARIAKLLRFKTTKDETADPGVSLDEYIARMQPGQEKIYYITADTLAEAKHSPHLEIFKKKDIEVLLLTDRVDEWVMAHLTEYEGKEFSSVAKGALDLGEAESEEEKEQQKKLEEESKDLVERIKEALGDRVNEVRVTHRLTDSPACLVADEHGMSAHLERILKEAGQSMPSSAPHLEINPTHPLVDKLAEEQGEDEFNSFSQMLFEQAVLAEGGELDDPASFVRRMNQMLLAVSKGAA from the coding sequence ATGAGCGACGACAACACGAACACACAGGGGGCCGCGCAGGCCGGGGCCAACGCCGAGAAGCACGGCTTTCAGGCCGAGGTGAAGCAGCTGCTCAAGCTGATGATCCATTCGATGTATTCGAACAAGGAAGTCTTCGCCCGCGAGTTGATTTCCAATGCCTCGGATGCACTGGATACGCTGCGCTTCGAGGGCCTGAAGGACGACTCGCTGTTCGAAGGCGATTCCGACCTGCAGATCTGGATCGAGCAGGACAAGGACGCCCGCACGGTCTCGATCTCGGACAACGGCATCGGCATGACGCGCGACCAGGTCATGGAACGCATCGGCACGATCGCCAAGTCCGGCACCCGCGCGTTTCTCGACTCGCTCTCCGGCGACGAGAAGAAGGATGCCAAGCTCATCGGCCAGTTCGGCGTGGGTTTCTATTCGGCCTTCATCGTGGCCGACCAGGTCGTGGTCGACACCCGGCGCGGCGGCGAGTCCACCGGCGTGCGCTGGATTTCCGATGGCGGCGGCGAGTACACGCTGGAAGAAATCGAAAAAAACCAGCGCGGCACCACCGTCACGCTGCATCTGCGCGAGGACGAGGAGGAATTCCTCGAGCCGTACCGCATGCGCCATCTGGTCAAGACTTATTCCGACCATATCGCCTTCCCCATCAAGATGCGCGAGCAGCTTTCGGAAGAGGACGAGAAGGAAGGCAAGGAAGCCGGCTGGGAGCAGGTCAATCGCGGTGCGCCGCTGTGGGCGGAGCCCAAGGCGAACCTGTCCGACGAGGACTACGTCGAGTTCTACAAGCACACCAGCAACGACTTCGAGGAGCCGCTGACCTGGACCCACAACAAGGTCGAAGGCAGCCAAGAATATACCAACCTGCTGTTCATCCCGAAGCGCGCCCCGTTCGACCTGTTCGACCCGAACGGCAAGGCGCACGGCGTGAAGCTCTATGTGCAGCGCGTGTTCATCATGGACGACGCCGACAAGCTCATGCCGCGCTATCTGCGCTTCGTGAAGGGCGTGATCGATTCCAACGATCTGCCGCTGAACGTCTCGCGCGAGATCCTGCAGTCCAACCGGCTGCTGGACAAGATCCGCGCCGGCTCGGTGAAGAAGGTGCTGGGCCTGATCGAGTCCATGGCCCGCGACGAGGACGATCCGGAAAAATTCAAGACCTTCTGCAACGAGTTCGGCACGGTGTTCAAGGAAGGCGTCGTCGAGGACTACGAGAACCAAGCTCGGATCGCCAAGCTGCTGCGTTTCAAGACCACGAAGGACGAGACGGCCGATCCCGGTGTATCGCTGGATGAATATATCGCGCGCATGCAGCCGGGCCAGGAGAAGATCTACTACATCACCGCGGATACGCTGGCCGAGGCCAAGCACAGCCCGCATCTCGAGATCTTCAAGAAGAAGGATATCGAGGTGCTGCTGCTCACCGACCGCGTCGACGAGTGGGTCATGGCACACCTGACCGAGTACGAGGGCAAGGAATTCTCCTCGGTCGCCAAGGGCGCGCTCGATCTCGGCGAAGCCGAATCCGAGGAAGAAAAAGAGCAGCAGAAGAAGCTCGAGGAAGAATCCAAGGATCTGGTCGAGCGCATCAAGGAAGCGCTCGGCGATCGGGTCAACGAAGTCCGCGTCACCCATCGGCTGACCGATTCACCGGCCTGTCTGGTAGCCGACGAGCACGGCATGTCGGCGCATTTGGAGCGCATTCTCAAGGAAGCCGGCCAGAGCATGCCCAGCTCGGCGCCGCATCTGGAGATCAACCCGACCCATCCGCTGGTCGACAAGCTGGCCGAGGAGCAGGGCGAGGACGAATTCAATTCCTTCTCCCAGATGCTGTTCGAGCAGGCCGTGCTGGCCGAGGGCGGCGAGCTGGACGATCCGGCCTCCTTCGTGCGCCGGATGAACCAGATGCTGCTGGCCGTGTCCAAGGGCGCGGCATAG
- a CDS encoding quinone oxidoreductase — MARQIQFKQTGGPEVLELVETEIRAPGPGEVRVKNHAIGVNFIDIYFRTGLYPGELPSAMGTEGAGVIEAVGEGAEDFFAEGDRVAYVLGPKGAYADAITLSTDHVVTLPDTIDFETAAASLLKGLTVQYLLRQTYAVAEDDTLLFHAAAGGVGLIACQWAKALGAHVIGTVSSDEKSDMARDHGAWMTIDYTRESVPERVLELTDGAGVPVVYDSVGRDTWHDSLKCLKKRGLMVSFGNASGPVEGVDLVELNRGGSLFVTRPSLGDYADTPERFEMMCADLFEVLESGDVTVHIGQRYSLEEAGAAQQAIAERKTTGSTILLP; from the coding sequence ATGGCTCGACAGATTCAATTCAAGCAAACCGGCGGCCCCGAGGTACTCGAGCTGGTGGAAACCGAGATTCGCGCGCCCGGCCCCGGCGAGGTTCGGGTGAAAAACCATGCCATCGGCGTGAACTTCATCGATATCTATTTCCGCACCGGGCTGTACCCGGGCGAACTGCCGAGCGCGATGGGCACCGAGGGCGCCGGCGTGATCGAGGCGGTCGGCGAGGGCGCCGAGGACTTCTTCGCCGAAGGTGACCGCGTCGCCTACGTGCTCGGCCCCAAGGGCGCCTATGCGGATGCGATCACGTTGTCGACCGATCACGTCGTCACGTTGCCCGATACGATCGATTTCGAGACGGCGGCCGCCTCGCTGCTCAAGGGCCTGACCGTGCAGTATCTGCTGCGCCAGACCTACGCCGTGGCCGAGGACGACACCCTCCTGTTCCACGCCGCGGCAGGCGGCGTCGGCCTGATCGCCTGCCAGTGGGCGAAGGCACTCGGCGCGCACGTAATCGGGACCGTCTCCTCCGACGAGAAATCCGATATGGCCCGCGACCACGGCGCCTGGATGACCATCGACTACACCCGCGAATCGGTGCCCGAACGCGTGCTGGAGCTCACCGACGGCGCCGGCGTGCCGGTGGTCTACGACTCGGTCGGCCGCGACACCTGGCACGATTCGCTCAAATGCCTGAAAAAACGCGGTCTGATGGTCTCGTTCGGCAACGCCTCGGGCCCGGTCGAGGGAGTGGACCTGGTCGAACTCAACCGCGGCGGCTCGCTGTTCGTCACCCGGCCCAGCCTGGGCGATTATGCCGACACGCCGGAACGCTTCGAGATGATGTGCGCCGACCTGTTCGAGGTCCTCGAATCGGGCGACGTGACGGTGCATATCGGCCAGCGCTACAGCCTGGAAGAAGCCGGCGCCGCCCAGCAGGCGATCGCCGAGCGCAAGACCACCGGCTCGACGATCCTGTTGCCGTGA
- a CDS encoding carbon-nitrogen hydrolase family protein: protein MSDTRAALETVRVAAIQMNSRGEVDPNLARAGDLLRDAARRGARLAVLPENFALMGAHETDKLREAEPDGDGPIQDFLARTAAETGLWIAAGTLPIASPEPDRVYPALCVYDDTGTRVARYDKIHLFDVGMPDSAEAYRESATFMAGANAPMVIDSPFGRIGLSICYDLRFPELYRALAADGAEIIVAPSAFTHTTGTAHWHLLTRARAVENLATMIAPNQAGHHASGRRTYGHSLICDPWGQVQAEARSEANEVVIADIDRSRAARLREGFPCLSHRRLA, encoded by the coding sequence ATGAGCGACACCCGAGCTGCGCTTGAGACCGTGCGCGTGGCCGCCATCCAGATGAACTCGCGCGGCGAGGTCGACCCCAACCTCGCGCGCGCCGGCGACCTGCTGCGCGATGCGGCGCGGCGCGGCGCCCGGCTGGCCGTGCTGCCCGAAAACTTCGCCTTGATGGGCGCGCACGAAACCGACAAGCTGCGCGAGGCCGAGCCCGATGGCGACGGCCCGATCCAGGATTTTCTGGCCCGGACCGCGGCCGAGACCGGCCTCTGGATCGCCGCCGGCACCCTGCCGATCGCCAGCCCCGAGCCCGACCGCGTCTACCCGGCGCTGTGTGTCTACGACGATACCGGCACGCGCGTGGCGCGCTACGACAAGATCCATCTGTTCGATGTCGGCATGCCCGATTCGGCCGAGGCGTATCGCGAATCGGCGACCTTCATGGCGGGCGCGAATGCGCCGATGGTGATCGACTCGCCGTTCGGCCGCATCGGGCTGTCGATCTGCTACGACCTGCGCTTTCCCGAACTCTACCGGGCGCTGGCCGCCGACGGCGCCGAAATCATCGTCGCCCCGTCGGCGTTCACGCATACCACCGGCACCGCGCACTGGCACCTGCTCACCCGCGCTCGGGCGGTGGAAAATCTCGCCACCATGATTGCGCCCAACCAGGCCGGGCATCACGCCAGCGGTCGGCGCACCTACGGCCACAGCCTGATCTGCGACCCGTGGGGCCAGGTCCAGGCCGAAGCGCGATCCGAGGCCAACGAAGTGGTCATCGCGGATATCGATCGCAGCCGCGCCGCGCGCCTGCGCGAGGGCTTTCCCTGCCTGTCGCATCGCCGGCTGGCGTAG
- the coaD gene encoding pantetheine-phosphate adenylyltransferase produces MSQAKYVRAAYTGTFDPITNGHADVIRRAAGMFSELIVAVASNSSKKSIFDHAERVELAQLVLADVDNVTVLSASGLIVDFARKHGVDVLVRGVRGVGDYEYEKQMAVMNRHLAPEIDTVLLAPSPEYAHISSTLVREIAFLDGRITGLVPSVVADRLHAKTNGGPT; encoded by the coding sequence ATGAGCCAGGCCAAATATGTGCGTGCCGCCTATACCGGCACATTCGATCCCATCACCAACGGCCATGCCGACGTGATCCGGCGCGCGGCCGGCATGTTCAGCGAGCTGATCGTGGCGGTGGCGAGCAATTCATCCAAGAAATCGATCTTCGACCACGCCGAACGGGTCGAGCTCGCGCAGCTGGTTCTGGCCGACGTGGACAACGTGACCGTGTTGTCGGCCAGCGGCCTGATCGTCGATTTCGCCCGCAAGCACGGTGTCGATGTGCTGGTGCGCGGCGTCCGCGGCGTGGGCGATTACGAATACGAAAAACAGATGGCGGTGATGAACCGGCATCTGGCGCCCGAAATCGACACCGTGCTGCTCGCGCCCTCGCCCGAATACGCGCACATCTCGTCGACACTGGTACGCGAGATCGCCTTTCTGGACGGGCGTATCACCGGGCTGGTGCCGAGTGTCGTGGCCGATCGCCTGCACGCCAAGACCAACGGCGGGCCGACCTGA
- a CDS encoding YhdP family protein, whose protein sequence is MASMSRAPRPKRRRGWIKRSLIILLASTVVMAGLLVGGVRLLDHFAPQYRQALAERIGQRIHADISVSGLEIGWGWHGPILYLDDPRVTRPGAEQPALTADRLGLEFSLADLIAGSRLPDGLIVDAPHATLVRNGTGFTLAHWGPSGGTGIDWSKLAAVRRQIAHVHIRGGRLTVVSDRLPGGRMQWSNVRIALDDHRDHRLKVSASADGPAWWPSLNASATIEGPLQRPDRAGFSLYSDNIRPLALARAGRTKIISHLRGGRLSFDVHGHWRNDRLADTRITLASEALARAGDDHPLVPAFNAIFKATSDPGAHRIDLKLAQLTGGPKQSGDLDASAHFNTRSHAVSVNARHLPEALALRMARLAEPRLRDAAVDGAIDTLALHWQPGQPLAAQVGFHGLTVDDPKIAFGPIAGRYRQQGDQHTLIFDGAGGTLSAARYIKGNVDITGLGGRLRWQPSDRGGWSIDLDKLRLASRQAHVVTSGHVHLPKQGAPVADITADVVAPHIARLLAHIPQGKNLPNPRLRDWLPKAILAGSLDHGHVAVKGPMDRFPFAQGKNGNGFHMTLVGQGATVRYKPEWPKVTDAGGKLSLDGDQLTLKLAGAKMLGMSIDGAQAHVDNVREPVMHLTGKAQGAPATKLMSFISASPLHRKFGKLVKAIEVSGPTDVGVKLRIPLKPGLGHIKVDGTIDARGDTLRQHTLPGPITGIQGQLAFSGHGVKASGLTGQMMGVPISADIAGGTDGGERITARAQPSLPADRKALAHYLPEAWLIYGKGQTPMTVAFTVHHDGRISPIRVNSDLTGMAIRLPAPLHKPAASAAPLAVTIDPDSGHIDAHYDHRLHLAVDLNAHGRPERIQALIGHTDIKPPDANGLWIGGHAAQVDALGWFYVVRHVLYGAPADIPGAPAAHAAAHNPKPKTGPPASTLAFLGGDLTIGRLSFGDRYIAKPHVRAQPMKDTTGWRVDFEGDDSQGQITWMSPSGQAARIAGNLKRVALHTQKAQPSSSGNAGNSDSPVLWPGLAPTDLPAMKLFIQNFVVDGTSFGQAHVDAAGTADGWRLDRFQLANGALTGQANAHWQQDSGVSQASAHADFDGHGLSRLLRTFGYVSPIRAKRARIKSDLAIKPNPNGLDLRYLKGNVHLALDHGTLLTVDPGPGRLLGLLNLYVLPRRLRLDFRDVVDKGMAFDKVRADFNIHQGQAYSKNARILTPSVKIGITGRVGLATRDYDEYVTITPKVGSGVAIASAVLGGPIVGAAVFAVQQLLKKPIQHFSSVGYHLKGSWENPQIVNPQANDNKAHTPSDAAKPGASPTPGK, encoded by the coding sequence ATGGCGTCGATGAGCCGCGCGCCACGCCCGAAACGCCGCCGCGGCTGGATCAAGCGCAGCCTGATCATCCTTTTGGCGAGCACCGTCGTAATGGCGGGCCTTCTGGTCGGCGGCGTGCGGTTGCTCGATCATTTCGCACCGCAGTATCGCCAGGCGCTTGCCGAGCGCATCGGGCAACGCATCCATGCCGATATCTCGGTCTCCGGACTCGAAATCGGCTGGGGCTGGCATGGCCCGATCCTCTATCTCGACGATCCACGCGTCACCCGGCCCGGCGCGGAGCAACCCGCGCTCACGGCCGATCGACTCGGACTGGAATTCTCGCTGGCCGACCTGATCGCGGGGTCGCGCCTGCCGGATGGCCTGATCGTCGATGCCCCGCACGCCACGCTGGTGCGCAACGGCACGGGGTTTACGCTCGCGCACTGGGGCCCGTCCGGCGGCACCGGCATCGACTGGTCGAAGCTGGCCGCGGTCCGCCGCCAGATTGCGCATGTGCACATCCGGGGCGGCCGGCTGACGGTTGTTTCGGACCGCCTGCCCGGCGGGCGCATGCAATGGTCGAATGTCCGCATTGCGCTCGACGATCATCGCGATCACAGGCTCAAGGTCTCGGCCTCGGCCGACGGGCCGGCCTGGTGGCCGTCACTCAATGCCAGCGCCACGATCGAGGGGCCGCTGCAGCGTCCCGACCGCGCCGGGTTTTCGCTCTACAGCGACAACATCCGCCCCCTGGCCCTCGCCCGTGCCGGCCGGACGAAGATCATCTCCCACCTGCGCGGCGGCCGCTTGTCATTCGACGTGCACGGCCATTGGCGAAACGATCGTCTGGCCGATACCCGGATCACGCTGGCCAGTGAGGCGCTGGCGCGCGCCGGCGACGATCATCCATTGGTCCCCGCTTTCAATGCCATATTCAAGGCCACGAGCGATCCCGGCGCACATCGCATCGACCTCAAGCTGGCGCAGCTGACCGGCGGGCCGAAGCAATCCGGCGATCTCGACGCCAGCGCCCATTTCAATACCCGCAGTCATGCCGTGAGCGTCAACGCGCGCCATCTGCCCGAAGCCCTGGCGTTGCGCATGGCCCGCCTGGCCGAACCGCGCCTGCGCGATGCCGCCGTCGACGGCGCGATCGATACGCTCGCGCTTCATTGGCAACCCGGGCAGCCGCTGGCGGCGCAAGTCGGTTTCCACGGCCTGACGGTCGACGATCCGAAAATCGCCTTCGGGCCGATCGCCGGCCGCTATCGTCAGCAGGGGGATCAGCACACGCTGATCTTCGACGGCGCCGGCGGGACGCTGTCGGCCGCGCGCTACATCAAGGGCAACGTCGACATCACCGGGCTCGGTGGCCGGCTGCGATGGCAGCCATCCGATCGGGGCGGCTGGTCGATCGATCTCGACAAGCTGCGTCTGGCCAGCCGCCAGGCCCATGTCGTGACCTCGGGGCACGTCCATCTGCCGAAGCAGGGGGCGCCGGTGGCGGATATCACCGCCGACGTGGTCGCCCCCCACATTGCCCGCCTGCTGGCGCATATACCGCAGGGCAAGAATCTGCCCAACCCGCGTCTGCGTGACTGGCTGCCCAAAGCCATTCTCGCCGGCTCGCTCGATCACGGTCATGTCGCGGTCAAGGGGCCCATGGATCGTTTTCCGTTCGCCCAGGGGAAAAACGGCAACGGCTTCCACATGACCCTGGTCGGTCAGGGTGCGACGGTGCGCTACAAGCCGGAATGGCCGAAGGTCACGGATGCCGGCGGCAAGCTCTCCCTGGACGGCGACCAGCTCACGCTCAAGCTCGCGGGTGCGAAGATGCTGGGCATGTCCATCGATGGGGCCCAGGCCCACGTCGACAACGTACGCGAGCCGGTAATGCACCTCACCGGCAAGGCCCAAGGCGCGCCCGCCACGAAACTGATGTCGTTTATATCGGCCTCGCCGCTGCACCGGAAGTTCGGCAAGCTGGTGAAAGCCATCGAAGTCAGCGGACCGACGGATGTCGGCGTCAAGCTGCGCATCCCGCTCAAGCCGGGCCTGGGCCATATCAAGGTCGATGGCACCATCGACGCCAGGGGCGATACGCTACGACAGCACACACTGCCGGGCCCGATCACCGGCATTCAGGGCCAACTGGCCTTCAGCGGCCACGGCGTGAAAGCGTCCGGATTGACCGGGCAGATGATGGGCGTACCGATCTCGGCGGACATCGCCGGCGGCACCGACGGCGGCGAGCGGATCACCGCCCGCGCCCAGCCGAGCCTGCCGGCGGATCGCAAGGCATTGGCGCATTATCTGCCCGAAGCCTGGTTGATCTACGGCAAAGGCCAGACCCCCATGACGGTGGCCTTCACGGTCCATCACGATGGCCGGATCAGCCCGATCCGGGTCAACAGCGATCTCACCGGCATGGCGATCCGGCTGCCCGCGCCGTTGCACAAGCCGGCCGCGAGCGCGGCACCGCTGGCGGTCACGATCGATCCCGACAGCGGCCACATCGATGCCCATTACGACCATCGCCTGCACCTCGCCGTCGACCTGAACGCCCATGGCCGGCCAGAGCGCATCCAGGCCCTGATAGGCCACACCGATATCAAGCCGCCGGATGCCAACGGCCTGTGGATCGGCGGTCATGCGGCGCAGGTCGATGCCCTGGGCTGGTTCTATGTCGTACGCCACGTGCTCTACGGTGCGCCGGCCGATATTCCGGGCGCGCCGGCCGCCCATGCGGCCGCACACAACCCCAAACCGAAGACCGGCCCCCCGGCATCGACCCTGGCGTTCCTCGGCGGCGATCTGACCATCGGCCGGCTGAGTTTCGGCGATCGCTACATCGCCAAGCCCCATGTCCGTGCCCAGCCGATGAAGGACACGACCGGCTGGCGCGTGGATTTCGAAGGCGATGACAGCCAGGGCCAGATCACCTGGATGTCGCCGTCCGGCCAGGCCGCGCGTATCGCCGGCAATCTCAAGCGCGTGGCGCTGCATACCCAAAAGGCCCAGCCGAGCTCGTCGGGTAATGCCGGCAACAGCGATTCGCCCGTGCTCTGGCCCGGCCTGGCGCCCACCGATCTACCGGCCATGAAGCTGTTCATACAGAACTTCGTGGTCGACGGCACATCCTTCGGTCAAGCCCATGTGGATGCCGCCGGCACCGCCGACGGCTGGCGCCTGGATCGTTTCCAGCTCGCGAACGGCGCCCTCACCGGCCAGGCCAACGCTCACTGGCAGCAGGACAGCGGCGTCAGTCAGGCCAGCGCGCATGCGGATTTCGACGGCCACGGCCTGTCGCGGCTGCTACGCACCTTCGGCTATGTCTCGCCCATTCGCGCCAAGCGCGCGCGCATCAAGAGCGATCTGGCGATCAAGCCCAATCCGAACGGGCTCGATCTGCGGTATCTGAAAGGCAACGTCCACCTGGCGCTGGATCACGGCACACTGCTGACCGTGGATCCCGGACCGGGGCGCCTGCTCGGCCTGTTGAATCTCTATGTGCTGCCCCGACGCCTGCGGCTGGATTTCCGCGACGTGGTCGACAAAGGCATGGCCTTCGACAAGGTGCGCGCCGATTTCAATATCCACCAGGGCCAGGCCTACAGCAAGAACGCGCGCATCCTCACGCCGTCGGTCAAGATCGGTATCACCGGCCGCGTTGGCCTGGCCACACGCGATTACGACGAGTACGTCACCATCACCCCGAAGGTGGGCAGCGGGGTGGCGATCGCGAGCGCGGTGCTGGGCGGCCCTATCGTCGGCGCGGCCGTGTTCGCGGTGCAGCAACTGCTCAAGAAGCCGATCCAGCATTTCTCGTCGGTGGGCTACCACCTCAAGGGCAGCTGGGAGAATCCCCAGATCGTCAACCCGCAGGCCAACGACAACAAGGCCCATACCCCATCCGACGCGGCCAAGCCCGGCGCCTCCCCAACGCCGGGGAAGTAG
- the tldD gene encoding metalloprotease TldD, with the protein MQNTLDLASDALLGRANINAHQLETTLSGLMVPGVDYADLYFQILKSENWMLEDSVVRSAGASTAQGVGVRALAGEQTGFAYADELAFPALAQASQAAAAIARDGKTARMNALTRRDTGPAVRYRPIDPAATLDAEAKVALLHHADKVARDADARVVRVTVSLAGSSDTMLVAASDGTLAGDVRPMVRLNISVQVEENGVRESAAAGGGGRLGYDIYTGPDDLVAEYAREAVRRALVRLKAEAAPAGAMPVVMSAGWSGVLLHEAVGHGLEGDFNRRGASNYSGKIGQKVASELCTVVDDGTLDGRRGSLTIDDEGTPAAANTLIENGVLVGYMQDKHNARLMDTPATGNARRESYAHTVMPRMTNTYLRGGDTDPADIIASVESGIYAAHFSGGSVDITSGNFVFSCDEAYRIDNGKLGAPLKGATLIGNGPEVLGRISMLGNDWALDTGVGVCGKNGQSVPVGVGQPTLKVDSITVGGTEGAA; encoded by the coding sequence ATGCAAAACACTCTCGATCTCGCCAGCGACGCCCTGCTCGGGCGCGCCAATATCAACGCGCATCAACTCGAAACCACCTTGTCCGGGCTGATGGTGCCGGGTGTGGACTATGCCGATCTGTATTTCCAGATTCTGAAAAGCGAGAACTGGATGCTGGAGGACAGCGTGGTCCGCAGCGCCGGCGCTTCGACCGCCCAGGGTGTGGGCGTACGGGCACTGGCCGGTGAGCAGACCGGTTTCGCCTATGCCGACGAACTGGCTTTTCCGGCACTCGCCCAGGCGTCGCAGGCCGCGGCCGCGATTGCCCGCGACGGCAAGACGGCACGCATGAATGCGCTGACGCGACGCGACACCGGCCCGGCCGTGCGCTACCGGCCGATCGACCCGGCGGCCACGCTGGATGCCGAGGCCAAGGTCGCGCTGCTGCATCATGCCGACAAGGTCGCGCGCGATGCCGATGCCCGCGTGGTCCGCGTGACGGTGTCGCTGGCGGGCTCATCGGACACCATGCTGGTGGCCGCCTCCGACGGCACGCTGGCCGGCGATGTGCGGCCGATGGTGCGGCTGAACATCTCGGTGCAGGTCGAGGAGAACGGCGTGCGCGAATCGGCGGCCGCCGGCGGCGGCGGGCGTCTGGGATACGACATCTACACCGGCCCCGACGATCTCGTGGCCGAATACGCCCGCGAGGCGGTACGCCGTGCCCTGGTCCGGCTCAAGGCAGAAGCCGCGCCCGCCGGCGCCATGCCGGTGGTGATGAGCGCGGGCTGGTCCGGCGTGCTGTTGCACGAAGCGGTCGGCCACGGACTGGAGGGCGATTTCAATCGCCGCGGAGCCTCCAACTATTCGGGCAAGATCGGGCAGAAGGTCGCCTCCGAGCTGTGCACGGTGGTCGACGACGGCACGCTCGACGGCCGGCGCGGCAGCCTGACAATCGACGACGAAGGCACGCCGGCGGCCGCCAACACGCTGATCGAGAACGGCGTTCTGGTCGGCTACATGCAGGACAAACACAACGCGCGCCTGATGGACACGCCCGCCACCGGCAACGCCCGGCGCGAGTCGTATGCCCATACCGTCATGCCGCGCATGACCAATACCTACCTGCGCGGTGGCGACACCGATCCGGCCGACATCATCGCCTCGGTCGAGTCCGGCATCTATGCGGCGCATTTCTCCGGCGGCTCGGTCGACATTACTTCCGGCAACTTCGTGTTCTCCTGCGACGAGGCCTACCGGATCGACAACGGCAAACTCGGCGCACCGCTCAAGGGCGCCACGCTGATCGGCAACGGCCCGGAGGTGCTGGGCCGCATCTCGATGCTGGGCAACGACTGGGCGCTGGATACCGGGGTCGGCGTATGCGGCAAGAACGGCCAGAGCGTACCGGTCGGCGTCGGCCAGCCCACGCTCAAGGTCGATTCCATCACCGTCGGCGGCACCGAAGGCGCCGCCTGA
- a CDS encoding type II toxin-antitoxin system CcdA family antitoxin, with protein MRAAETAKSTRRPTNLSLDSALLKEAKALGINVSRSAEAGISEAVKKHKQQQWLKENTAALASSNAYVEANGLPLIRHRQF; from the coding sequence GTGCGAGCTGCTGAAACTGCCAAATCCACCCGAAGGCCTACGAATCTATCGCTTGATAGTGCACTCCTGAAGGAAGCGAAAGCCTTGGGAATCAACGTTTCACGGTCCGCAGAGGCCGGGATCTCGGAAGCGGTGAAGAAACATAAGCAACAGCAGTGGCTGAAAGAAAATACCGCTGCACTGGCAAGCTCTAACGCTTATGTCGAAGCCAATGGCCTACCTCTAATCCGGCACCGTCAGTTCTGA
- the rsmD gene encoding 16S rRNA (guanine(966)-N(2))-methyltransferase RsmD — translation MTGKRPRRRRDRPARAERDAHLRVIGGTWRSRVLPVADRPGLRPTPNRVRETLFNWLAPMLAGARCIDLFAGTGALGIEALSRGAARAVFVDNDRQAATAIEAALEMLGATDRGRVLVADGTHAVDRLAGERADIVFVDPPFEAELHAAALAGLSGLIDHRARVYVEYPAHDEAAISERLAADYEILRQSRSAGVGYCLARLRPAGEHGSP, via the coding sequence ATGACCGGCAAACGCCCCCGCCGGCGGCGCGACCGCCCGGCCCGCGCCGAACGCGATGCCCACCTTCGGGTGATCGGCGGCACCTGGCGCAGCCGTGTGCTGCCGGTCGCGGACCGGCCCGGCCTGCGCCCCACGCCAAACCGGGTCCGCGAAACGCTGTTCAATTGGCTGGCGCCGATGCTCGCCGGGGCGCGCTGCATCGATCTGTTCGCCGGCACCGGCGCGCTCGGCATCGAGGCCCTGTCGCGCGGCGCGGCGCGCGCGGTGTTCGTCGACAACGACCGACAGGCCGCCACGGCGATCGAGGCCGCGCTGGAAATGCTGGGCGCAACCGATCGCGGGCGCGTGCTCGTCGCCGACGGCACGCACGCCGTGGATCGTCTGGCCGGCGAGCGCGCGGATATCGTGTTCGTCGATCCACCGTTCGAGGCCGAACTGCACGCCGCAGCACTGGCCGGCCTGTCCGGCCTGATCGACCACCGCGCACGGGTTTATGTCGAATATCCGGCCCACGACGAGGCAGCCATCAGCGAACGGCTGGCCGCGGACTACGAAATCCTGCGCCAGTCGCGTTCGGCCGGCGTGGGCTATTGTCTTGCGCGCCTTCGCCCGGCGGGCGAACATGGCTCGCCATGA